A region of the Vanrija pseudolonga chromosome 2, complete sequence genome:
cgtcctcggcgcatGTAACTTTGCAGCCCCTGGTCGTAGGTGTCTTGCACGGATCCCACCTGACGAGCACAGTCTGGGGCGCGATGaactcgctcggcgcaggcggccagCAGACGCCGTGGCTCGTCAACTCGGCCAACGCGCTCACTTTCTGCCTGATGATCCTGACCGCAACGCTGTCCTCGACGatcgccaacctcgtcggcgtcaactGGGCGGTCTttctcggcggcgtcggctttGTGCCGTACTCGGCCGCGCTGTACTGCAACAACGTGTTCGGCACGCGCTGGTTCGTGCTCTTCGGCGCTGCGACGTGCGGCCTGAGTGCCGGCCTGTTCTGGGGTATCGAGGCGGGTATTGCGATCGCGTACCCCGAGCCATTCCGCCTCGGCAAGTTCCTCGGTATCTGGCTGTCCTTCCGTGTTGCTGGCCAGATTCTGGGCGGTGCAGTCAACGTGAGTCAATGTGGAGGAGGGTGTCGCTGACGtgggcagctcggcctcaacgCCACCCGTGATCAGGCTGGAGCCGTCAACTCGAAGGTCTACATCGTTTTCATCGCCCTCCAGGTCGTGGGACCATTCGTGAGTCCCCTCTCAAAgaccccgctcacaccagATCGCgttcctcctcccccgcccgcacAAGGTTCAACGGCTGGACGGCAAGGCGGTCAAGATCTACTCCTACATCTCGCTCTGggaggagctcaagaagaCGGGCAAAGTCTTCTTCACCaaggaggtgggtgtggtgtcgcTGCGCAACTAACGCCCCCCAGtacatcctcgtcatcccTCTGATTGCCCAGGCCGTGTTCCCCGAGTCGTACACCAACACGTACATGGCGACGCACTTCACCGTGCGAGTGCGCGCCCTCGGCTCGTTCGTCGCCGCATGGGCGTGCATCATTGTCGGCAACGCCATTGGCGTGAGTGGAGAGCTAGTCATGGGCTGCTGTACACAAGCTCACTCGCCCAGAAattcctcgacgccaagaaCGTCTCGCTcaaggtgcgcgcgcgcgccgccttcaTCTTCATCATGACGACccgcggcgcgtggtggaTCTGGGCGATCAGTACGTCCGTCTGCCTCTCTGACCCGCTAACACGACAGTCATTGACAAGAACTTCCCCGGCGGTGGCCAGGCGATCGACTGGACGAGCCCGTACTTCGGACGCACGTTCGCGCTGtacgtcttcctcggcgcgtccTTCCAGACGCACTACCTCTTCCTGTACTTCGTCATCAAGAACATTGTGTCCAAGCACGAGGACGCGACGCGTGCCGCCGGTCTGCTGCGTGCGGTCGAGAGCGCGTCCCAGGCCGTCGCGTACGGCACGTCGTCTATCGCGAGCTTTGCCCAGCTCCcgtccgccgcgctcaacttCGGCTTGTGGGGCCTCGCCATCATCCCGGCGTGGATCGTCGTGCGTAACATCGGCGTCGAGTACTTTGGCCCCCAGAACGACGAGTCGGATGACGACGGAGAGGACAAGCTTGATCGCGAGCAGGCGGCCGTGGACGCCAAGCACTAGAATACGAGTGAATAGACATTGTCGCCATACTTTGTGCATGTTAGGATTGAGCTACGGCATGTTGGGGGGCACAAAGGCACTGATGGCTgccacaacacacacacacgcacctCACCGCCCAGCTTCAGCAGGCATCCCGATCTCGCTTCCCGTCCTCTTCATCGTCCATGCATCCGCTCCTTTGCATCTTCGTATCCCCTGCGTCTCCCGAGATGCAAGCCATTGAGGAAAGAACAGCACATCCACGCCGCGGCTGATTGGCGACGTTGGCGAGGCTCCCTTTGGTTTATTTGCCATTCGCCACGTGAAGTCGTCTTCAATGCTTATCGGTGCCGCAATCACGTactcctcgcgctcaatgACAACATTTCTCGTCGTTGAACCGCAACAATGCCAGCAAGCACCTCCGCCGTCGCACACCAAGTGGAGGTCGGCCGGCCCTCGCGGtgctcgccaccgcccgTCCCTGGCTCGGTCCACTGACGAACGCCTGACGAAACATGGTGCAAAAGTCCAATAGCGCGGGGGGaaccgcgtcgtcggtcgacaacagcagcagcagcagcaatgtgcgtgccgcctcgccgctgcctcgcgGCCTAATATCAAGCCAGTGACTGGCTCGCCGTGCTTGTTCCCATCACTCACCATGGGCTTTGACAAGAACCACcccgtccgcgtcgtcgttaTTGGCGGCGGCATCTCCGGCATCGCGCAGGGCATCCGCCTGAAGCAGGAGCTgggcgacaaggtcgccaTCACGGTGAGTAGTTTGGGCCTTGCCTGTGTTGTACTGACGCCGGCCAGATCCTCGAGAAGCGCGCGTCCCCCGGTGGCGTGTGGCGAGACTCCAAgtgggccggcgcgggcgtcgacgtcccCATCCACCTGtaccagctcggcggcgagctcaacCCCGACTGGCCGACGGTGTACGCCTCGCAGCCCGAGGTCCTGGCCTACTGGGAGGGCCTGGTCGACAAGCACGGCCTGCGGGACAACTTCCTCTTCAACTCGGAGTTCATTGGCTCCGAGTGGAACAGCGACACGCAGTCGCACACGGTGTTTGTGCAGAACGCCGTGACGGGcaacaagctcaagctcgaggccgaggtcctcGTGTCCGCCGCTGGCCCGCTTGCCAAGCCTCAGCTTCCCGACATTCCGGGCGTCAAGTCGTTCGCCGGACCTTACTTCCACAACCTGCGCTGGGACTCGGACGTCAAGCTTGAGGgcaagcgcgtcgccgtgatCGGTAACGGCTCGTCGGGCATCCAGCTCGTccccggcgtcgctgccctccCCGGCGTCACGCTCACCCACTACATCCGCTCGGGAGGCTACTTTGTGCCCAAGCCTCAGCGCAACTACAGCGCGCTTGAGCGCTTTGCATTCAACTGGATCCCCGGAATCCAGCACGCGTACCGCCTGTACCTGCTCCGTATCCACGACCAGACCTGGTCCACACGCCATGTTCACGAcgccagccgcagcagcccggAGGAGATCTTCCTGCTCGACTACCTCAAGaagacggcgccggcagAGTACCTCGATGCGTTGACACCCAACTACCGTGAGTAGACCCCACCGCTACCCTCTAGCCATCACtgaccacggccaccacagCCCTCGGCTCCAAGCGTAccgcgctcaacctcggctgGCTCGAGACCCTTCACCGCGACAACGTCGAGCTCACCAACACGACCATCACCAAGGTGCACCCGACTGGCATTGAGACggccgacggcaagctccgcgagcacgacgtcaTCATCTACGCGACGGGCTCGGACGTCCCGTACCAGGGCGTGGGCGTCAACACCAACCTgcacggcgagggcgggctcgagctcgagcagtaCTGGAAGTCGATTGGCGGTCCGCAGGCGTACgctggcgtcgccgtcccccACTTCCCCAACTACTTCATCATCATCGGGCCGAACGGCACGGCCGGCTCGTGGGGCTGGACGATCAACATCAACACTGCGGCGATTGCGCGCATCgtgcgcgagctggtcgactATGGCATCTCGTCTGTCCAGCCGCGCGAGGCGCCGTTCAAGGCGCACAACAAGGCCGTGCAAAAGTACCTGAAGCACTCGGCTGCGGCGACCAAGGAGACCAACAACTGGTGGCGCACCGACGAGGGGCTGATCACCGTCGTCAACCCGCAGGCCGGGCTCGCCGAGTGGTGGAGCAAGCTCTCGACCAAGTGGTCCGACTGGGACGCTGTCCGCGCCACCAAGGGCCCGGATGGCAAGACGCGCCTCACCAAGGTCGACGTGAACGGCATCAAGCGCCGCAGGCGtgcgctcaagctcgccgtcgtcggcgccgtgtccgccgccacGTACTACAACTGGACGGGCATTGTCGACTTTGTCACCAAGGAGTcgggcgagctgcgcaagTTTATTCAGGGTTAGCAGGGTCATGGGTCATGCATTAGATATAGAGTACAACAGTCCCCGCCTAcgccttgagctcggtgTCGCGGCGGTAGTGCCATACCCGCACGTCTGAGCTGATGGGCGTGTAGCCGAGCGCGTTctcgatgagcgcgaggacggtCGGGATGGTCGTGACGGCGTATCGATCGGGCTCGATCGTGATGCGGTCGtagacggcgccgagggcgaacTGGTTCTCGTGCAGCTTGATCTTGAACACTGGTGGCTGGGGCGAGTGTCGTCAGCAAGGTCCTCCCTTCTTCGTCCCCCCAGGTCCCTCCTCAGATCCACTCACCACATCCGTCCTCGAGTGGTCGGTGCGGCACCACTTCTTCAAGTATTCCGCGATGAACTCGAGGCTTGGCGAGTGGCTGCCCTGGATCTCGATGGTGCCGCCCCAGCTCACGATGAGGTGGTACGGCGGGCGCTGGAGGAGCACCTCGGGGCGGGGGTACGTCTTGACACTGGGGATGTAACCTGACACTGCGGCGGGTGGTGCCAGCAGCGTTGCATGCACGTCTGCGATCGCCGCTTGGGCGGCCCGCACCTggtccgcgacgacgacctcggaccagtcctcctcggcgtcggcgccgggctcgtcgaacacggcgagcagggcggccTTGTGCAGCGGCAGGCTCGCCCGCGGGTTCTCGTTCTCCTTCtgcgggaggaggagctcgaagCCGTCTTCGGTCCACTTGGTCACCGTGACCTCTGACTCGGGGTCGGCAGACACGTTCAGCCGGACGCTGAGGTTGGCGCCGCCCATCTTGTTGAGCAGCGTCTCGCCCCACGCCTCGTGCTCCTTGTCCGCGAGGAGCTCCGCCAACGCACGTACCCACGCGGTCACTAGACCAGCGACACCTGGAACGATGCGCCCATTGTCTCCATACGACGGctcgagggccgcgacgagcacgctcCAGTCGGGCTTGATTACCGGCACTGTCCCGAGGGTGTCGgagacgtcgacgagcgccatCTGCAGCTCGCAGTTGGGGCTGTCCCACTCGTCGCGGATACCCATGCGGACCTTGAGAGGGCTGGGTGGTTAGCCGGCATGCGGGGCGGTGCGAGTCCGCAACCAGCTTACAGAGGCATCGTGGGCTGTCTTGGCGTCGGAATAGGAATGTTGCAACGACAACACGAGGTTTCCATTCATCTCGCACCACCATGACtttggccttgtcggcctcccTCGCCGGCCCTACCTTCGGCCCGTGACTACTGCGGCAgcgcgcacacgcacaccgCAACGCTGAAACGCGATGCAGGCGATGCAAGGCGATGCCAGGCCGTGGCGTCGCCGAGAGGGTCCACGCCGCGCCTCTTCGGCCCGAACGCAAGGACTAGCACCGAAACGGGGTGGTCGGCCCTGCACAGTGTGCCGAGGGTGGTGTCCAGTGTTGGCTCCTTCGCGTGCCTCACCCCCGCTCGCTATGTACATGCAGCGCCGCTGTCTGCACCAGATCTCCGCCAGCCAGAGATCCGATCCAAAGGCTGTCGTGATGCGTCAGGAGAGCAGTGCGTGTTCGCTGTCCGCTGGCCGACGAGTACtgacgcgtcgacgcgtcgacgggctTCTTCCCTTACGGCATGCCGGGGAGGGCGCCCCATTCAATGAGGCGCAACTCGACTTGGGCGTGGTGGCATCGATTGCGGCCTGCCAAGGCCGCGGGCCAGGGTGTCTGCTCCTCCATCCGCGAGTCGACCCGCTCAAAGGAGCACTGCTTGCTGCATGCCCCTTCAGGCAGGCAGCTAGCTCGGTCGCTCTCGTTCCAGTGGCGCTCGGAACGACACTTGACACATGAAGCAGGCTGTGGGCATTCCAGGGAGCGCAGGGCGAGGGTAGCGCCACGATATcccagccaccaccagcagcagcagcagcagcagcagcagcagcagcagcaatgaCGCGGACGCACTCTCGCGGGTGACCCGCATCAGGCGCCAGTAGTTGTCGAATGTGGGCAGGCTAGCTCGAGATCACAGCCGAGGTCTGCCGACGAGATATAAGACAAAGGTGGGGAGGCCGAAGGGAGACGACCATCCCCAGAACATACCCAGCACACTTCACCATGCCCCTCGCCCCTGCCGCCAAGCTCTCCCTCGTGGAGAAGAAGAACAGTACGTGGCGAGAGCTAGTGACAACCTCTGACAGGCCGCCAGTCCGTGACGAGTGGGACTCGAAGCGGCCAGAGTACGAGGCCGAGATCtccaagctcctcggcaccgagTGGACCATCAATGTCGACCCTCTCATCATTGCGCCGTATGTCGCCGCGTCGGACAGCTATGCCGGGCGCCCTGGCGACGTGATCAACGGGTATGTTGTTGCTGTGCCGTTCGTTCGTCCCGCTCACACAGCGCAGCTACTTTGACGGCGTAGCATCCTCGCTGCAGTACTTCCTCCGCGACTACCCCGAGGGCGCGGACGAGCTGAACCGCCTCGTGCCATcgcaccagctcgcgctcgacgtcgaccacgaCAACGTGTACAGCTACTGCGGGCCGTTGatcaaggacggcaagctgTACATCGTGTTCAAGGAGGACCGTCTGTGGGTCAACGCTtccgacgcgctcgacaaggacaagctcctcgagcagctcggcaaggcggacgcggcggacgcTGGCCCCGGCGCCGTCAGGTTGTCGCCtgcggccaaggccgccatcGGGAAGGACTacaccgaggccgcggccaacctgcaggaggaggcgcgcacGCTCCTCAAGAACGACAAGCTGGTCCTCAACCCCAACTTTGAGGCCGTCTATGCCGCGCTGGAGCCCGtgaagaaggacaaggacccCGACAACCGCCTCGGCAACCTCTCCAAGGTGTACTTTGAGGAGTTTGTCTCGGCACTCAAGTACAACAAGTTTGACAGCGACGACTTGCTCCAGGAGGCgtgggaggaggtcgtgACGTCCAACGAGGTCGTGCTAcgcatcgtcgacgagctcaccaGCGACCGCAAGCACGGCGACAGCtatgccgaggcggccgtcgagaACGGCGTGCTCTACCTCCAGACTACGCCCCAGCGCTGGGGAACCAACTGCGGCAGCACGGTCagcaagctcgtcgacgtgatCAGCGACGCTGCTTAGGGATAGATCCATGCATTGTTTGTACATAGCCTCGGGCTGTCTAGGGTTTGTTGAGGGAGGCAATGTCGACGAGTGtggtgctcgcgctcgtttCAGGGCCGAACGTGgcctccgcgtcgtcgtcctttgcctcggcgccgtcgtgcacCTCACCGAGGTCGCGAAGCTGGAGTGATGGGCTGCTGGTACTGCTACTCCGCGGAGCAACCGACTCAAACCCCGCCGGggtctcgtcctcggcgactcGCCGCTTCCGCCTCCTCAGCCAGTTGCCAACATGCGGCACGACGATCAGCACCGCGCCAGCGAACAGCGTGACCCCACAAAACACGCCAGCGTAGGTAAACTTTCCCCCTGTCGCTGCGATCAACTGCCCGCTCACGCTCGGCCCAATGAGGATAGGCggccccgtcgccgaccagAGCATGCCGAGCCGCAACCCAATCTCGCGGgtgggcgagatggccgccgccgaggcggacacGAGCGTGATCCACGCTCCGGAGAGCACGCCGTacccgagcagcgcgacgatgCCACCCGCTGACCCGACGTGCGGGATCCACGTCGCGAGCACCCAGATGGGCGTGGCGAAGCCCACGCTCCCGAAGAGGTTCCACACGCCGACTTTGTCGGCTAGGACGCCGGCCAGCACGCGGCCCACGAACGAGCCTGTCTGGAGGAGTGCGACGGCGTACGACGCCACGTTTGGGGCGAGGTTGTTGGCCGCGAGTACAGGCGCGTCAAAGTACGGCGTGAAGAAGCTGGGGCCAGTCAGCGCGGATCGGCGCTGTAGGACGCACTTGAGTGTGAACACGGCTGCACCGAGCACGAGGAACGCATACTCCTTCTCGCGCCACGGCTTGCTGAGGtcacgccacgccggcggcctgTGTGGCGGCAGGCGAGTCTTGAGCCACACACACGCGGGGAGCATGAGTGCGGCGGTCACGCCGGCAATGATGAGGATGGCGTCGCGGAACACTGGTGTGAGCTGTGACACGAAGTAGCTAGCTCACCCAACAGGTCGGTAAGCTGCTTGATCATGATGGGGTACAccacgccgccaagccccgCACCGCACACGATGATGCCCACCGCCGTGCTCCGGTGCCGGAGGAACCAGTGGGGCGCGACGCTTGTTGCGGGGGAGTAGGTCAGGCTCGCGCCGATCCCGAAGAGCATGTGGGCGAGTAGGAACTGGTAGAACTCGTGCGAGACTGGGGTCAGCTAAAGACGGGAGCGCACAGCTCACAagccacggcgacgagggcgaggaagcaCACCACCGTGCCGGAGATGACTAGGCCGCGTGCTCCGTGTGCGTCGAACACGCGTCCCCAAAGTACGGAGGGAACGAAGTTGAGCGTGCTCTGGCAACTTGCGATCCATCTGGCGTGAGTTAATGCGTACAGACACCACAACTTACGCCACCTTCGACTTGGAATATCCGCTGAGCTGGTGACTGAGGTAGTAGGCGTTAAGTTGTCCCATGCTGGTGACTGCCGTCAGTCTCCCCTCCTAGGTTATGACCCACCGAAGCCGAAGACGctggcgaggatgaggaacGCCGAGATGATACACAGCCACGCTTCACGCCCTCCGTCAGGCGGTGGACCGAGACCTAGCGTCGTGATCGTTGTCGTGCGCTCCAGCGGCGCACCGGTCCGCAGTGTCGCCAAGCTGTCATTCACGAGCGTGTACAGCTCCTCGTCTCGATGGTGTCTCAGGTGTGGAGGGAGCGTGGTGATAGTGTGAAGGAGGGACTCGAGttcctgctcgagctcgtggccgtGGGTCCAGAGGTGCGGGAGGGGCACGGAGAAGAGGTGCTTGTGCTTTTGTTGTTGCTGCGACGTTTTACggcgggacggcgcgcgtgccAGTGGCGCAGTCAgcgacgctgcgccgtcTCCGGTCTTCGCCTCCACTCCAGCGTCGCCCATGTTAGCTAGCTCCGCCTTGCGGCGTAAGTGATGTGATGAGTCAAGTCAATGAGTTTGGGTGTGAGAAATCTGTGACGACCACACTGCCGTCGGCTTCGCTCGCACTGACGCTGGTGATCAAGGGTCTGTAGGGGAGAAGATGTCCGTCCGGCTTGGGCGGTGGCAGAAGAGGAGAGCGgagtgaggaggaggcccgtggtggcgccgccgggtGGCTTTGTGGCGGGTGCCTGCGGTCAGCAGAGGGGGGTGATAGCGCACAGTGCTGGGGATATGACACCTCATTCTGTGCATGGGGTGCGAGGAGCAGTGCACAGCAACTGTGTAGCGGTGAGCCAGCACGCAGAAAGAGGCCTGCTGACCACGGCTGACGGACGAGATGAACAGGGCTGCCACGACAGTCCACGGTGGTCAACACGGCAGGGAGTTTTGGGGCCGTGACGGCGTCCCTATTACAAATAGGACCGGACTTTTATTTCTGGATATAAGGCATTCTGATAGAGTTTGTAACAGCGGAAATGTTCGGAGCTGAGGAGCCGATAGGGGTGGAATGGTTATCCTACATCGCCCGCCAACTCTGATAAAGCTGTAGACATCTTCGAGCGATGGCAAGTATGCTAGGCTACGAGAGGGCCGAGCAGTACTAAGTCACTGCACTAGCTGGGATGCATACAGTGGTCGGCTGCCAGCTCCCAACCCATGAACCATTAATGAGAGCCGAAGGCCAAGCCCCTGCTCCGCCCACGCCCGAGGCCAAACACCCCGCAGATCAAGCTGATCATTGGGCCCGAGACAACTCACTAGTGGCATGCATGCGCCCACCAAGTATACGCCAGCGACCGTCATGCCTCGTGAGAACGACGCGTCGCCACTTGGCGCGCTCtgggcgcgtcgaggcgacgtgtcgcgacgcgacgcggcctTGAACAACAAGGCGACAGGCACGTTCATGACGTCGACTGAGAACTACGGCCCGCGGCCCACTCCTTTGTCGTCCACTCACATCCGCTTCGTCTCTCATCACGTTCACGACGACTGTCACACCATGGCATCGGGTCACCTCCAGCCAGCGCCACTGCACGCACCACCCCCCTCGCCAGCAATAGCCAGCGGCACTCGCCGGCATTGAAATCCGTCAAGGGGGAGTTATTGCGAGCGCTGGACGCCAGCGGGCCAATCAGCGCCGTTGGTGCAGCTGCAAACGTGCACCGATTGCCGCACGTTGGTCAAAGTCGGCAGCACAATCGGCCCCCCACTTCCGACAGCGTGGAGCTgctggctggggctggggagGGACAGCCGGCGCTAGCGGCTGTGTGGGACGAGCCGCATGCTCCGCATACTCCGGCCTGCATTGCAGCTACAGCTAGCCACCTGGCGCCCAAATAATCTCTGGGCGCGCCAACCTCGACATCCTCTTTCCCACCACACTAGCTCGTCGCTCTTTCGCGACCGACTCGCACGACCCGCACGCGACCGTCCGATATGTCCGTCAACGAGAAGGCTACGGCCGCGACGTTCGCGCCTGAGAAGGCAGAGGCGCCCATCGACCTGTCGAAGAAGGCGcgcgatgacgacgagacgTTCGTCGACACCGAGTCGCTCGTCTCCGACATCACCCTCACGGCCAAGCGCGAGGGCATCAAGCcggccttcctcgccaaggtcgaggtgctcaaCAAGGCCATTGCGGAGATTGGAATGGGCAGATATCAGTATGAGCTGTTCTTCTCCGCTGGGTTCGGCTGGTTCGCCGACAACATTTGTGAGTGCTGCGAGggaggcgggcggtggggtgGTCGAGGGGAGGTGGTCGGGTGGTGAGGCAGAGATCAACCCCGCTGCCCACGTCTACCACTCCTACTCTGCTCTTTTGCCCCTCCGCTGCGTCCCAGAACggcagctcacacccccagggCTCCAGGGCATCGCCATCATCatgcccgccgtcgccaacgaGTGGCGCGGCTACCCCGAGGTCCGTCTCGCCACGCTGGCGCTCTACGTCGGTCTCATCATCGGCGCGACGTTCTGGGGCTGCTCGTGCGACATTATTGGGTGAGTTGGGTGTGTCGTGttggcagcgagcgcagtGGACGGCACGGCTGATGCCGGGTAGCGAGCGGttctcgcctcgcccgcctgcctgcctgcctcaGCCATCGGCTATCactgacacacacacctagccgccgcctcgcgtgGAACTGCACCCTTGTTATCGGCGGCATCTTCGGTatcgctgccggcgcgaccAACAACTTCACTGCGTTCGCCGCCATGATTGCGTGCTGTGGTTTCGGTGTGGGCGGTAACATGCCCGTTGACGGCACAATGTTCCGTGAGTCGGCAGCCGTCCCCTCGCGCCCTCCCTCCGCCACTAACACGGCCCAGTCGAGTTCCTCCCCGGAAAGCAGCAGTACCTCCTCACGCTCCTCTCGGTGTGGTGGGCTgtcggccaggtcgtcgcgtcgctcaTCGCGTGGGCGTTCCTCGCGCGCTGGGGCTGCGAGACGCCCAAGGCCGGCACCTTCTGCACCAAGGAGTCCAACATGGGCTGGCGCTACACCTACtacacgctcggcgcgatgATGATCTTCCTGTGGGCGCTCCGTTTCTTCGTCATGCCCGTGTACGAGTCGCCCAAGTTCCTCGCCTCGATCGGcaaggacgcggcggccgtcgacaTCATCCACAAGATCGCCAAGCGCAACGGCAAGGAGAGCAGCCTCACGGTGCaggacctcgagcgcgccgcgtcccccTACCTCtccgccgaggagaagggcaaggtcgAGACCAAGTTCTCGACCATGGAGCTGCTCAAGAACTCGTTCGAGGACGTGTCGTTCGAGCACGTCCGCGCGCTCTTCTCGAccccgcgcctcgccctctccaCCTCGCTCATCACCCTCTGCTACGCGTCTCTCGGCCTCGCGTACCCCCTGTACAACGGTTTCCTCGGCACCTACCTCGCGCAAAAGTACCAGGACATTGGCAACATGAACCTCAGCGACACGTACGCCAGCTACACGTACCAGGCGGCATGCGGTATTCCCGGCTCGATCCTTGCCGCGTTCATGGTCGACTGGAGCCGGTCGGGCCGCAAGCTCGCCATGGCCTCGTTTACCCTGCTCGCCGGCATCTTCCTGTTCGCGCTTACCCAGGCCAAGACGCAGGTGCAGGTCAACGCTCTGACCTCGATTGCGGCATTCTTTGAGAACGCGTTCTGTGAGTGGCGTGGGGCCGTCGGTTGCCTGGGTGGCGGctagcgagcgagcgagccgaccctcccgagtcgcgcgcgacTTGACCCCGACTTGGTACTAACTCTTCCAGACGGCGTGCTGTACGGCTACGCTCCCGAGCTCTTCCCCACGCCTTCGCGCGGCACAGGTGACGCCATctgctcggccgcgtcgcgcgtcacCGGTCTGTTCGCGCCCATTATCGCCGTCTACTCCAAGGCTGGCCTGACGCCCAACGGCCCCGTGTACGCTTCGGCCGGCATCTTTGTGGCGTAAGTGTGACGGACGCGACACGTTGTTGGATCGCGTCATTTGCGGAACAACGCGCGCGGACAGATAAGAACAATGACAGCAGCGCGCTAACACTGCCCAGCACTGCCTTTATCATGCTCGCACTCCCTGTCGAGACTCGTGGCAGGACAGCCCTCTGAGCGAATGGCCTGCTCATGGGTTGCGTCGCGCTCGCATAAACCAAAACAAACAAACACAAAACCATACTATATCCGCGGCCTTCAACCGGCGCCATTAATCTTGCTTAAAACACACTGTAGCAGTTCAACACTTTGGGATGTAGCGGTCACTCGGTCACTCTTCGCCGCGGCTGGCCCGTCGGCCGGCGCTCCCTTGCGCGGTCGCCCGCAGGCCGCAGGCTGGCGCGTGCACGcccgccaaggcgctcggcgcgaccacAGACCCATTGGCCACTGGGCATCCACTGACATCATGCCCGCTGacaccctccctccctcctcggcacTTGCCACCTCGCACCTCCCCAGGTGGCCCCAGCGGCCCCATACGTGCACTGCCGGGCGCCATTGTCTCACATGGCCAGAATCCGAATGGCCCcggcgtgctgctgttgctccCCCCTGTCGTTTACGCCGGCCCCAAGCGCACGCTGCCACGCTCCCCTCCGCGCCCGACGACTACGTCGGTTGCAAAATGCCGCACAGCGCGCTCGTCACACCTGCCTTGGCCACTGAGAGCCCACCGCGATGGGTGCGAGAGCaagacgaccacgacgacagtGGCCGAAATTTGATGGAGAGCCCCATGCACTCGCTGCAACCGACGTAGACGACTAAACGAGGGCACCATTGGTCGCCGTTGTTGTTATCAGGCCCCCAgatgtcctcgtcgttgcaGGTGCATGGGGGTAGCCTGCCCCCAGATCTCGGTCCATAAAATCTGGCGTGCTCTCTACCATGCCCGCCCTCTCAGGTCTCCCCCAGTGCCTCGGCGCTGTGGTATACTGACAGTTACTACTACCTACACCGCGTTTAat
Encoded here:
- the SCO3172_3 gene encoding Baeyer-Villiger monooxygenase; translated protein: MGFDKNHPVRVVVIGGGISGIAQGIRLKQELGDKVAITILEKRASPGGVWRDSKWAGAGVDVPIHLYQLGGELNPDWPTVYASQPEVLAYWEGLVDKHGLRDNFLFNSEFIGSEWNSDTQSHTVFVQNAVTGNKLKLEAEVLVSAAGPLAKPQLPDIPGVKSFAGPYFHNLRWDSDVKLEGKRVAVIGNGSSGIQLVPGVAALPGVTLTHYIRSGGYFVPKPQRNYSALERFAFNWIPGIQHAYRLYLLRIHDQTWSTRHVHDASRSSPEEIFLLDYLKKTAPAEYLDALTPNYPLGSKRTALNLGWLETLHRDNVELTNTTITKVHPTGIETADGKLREHDVIIYATGSDVPYQGVGVNTNLHGEGGLELEQYWKSIGGPQAYAGVAVPHFPNYFIIIGPNGTAGSWGWTININTAAIARIVRELVDYGISSVQPREAPFKAHNKAVQKYLKHSAAATKETNNWWRTDEGLITVVNPQAGLAEWWSKLSTKWSDWDAVRATKGPDGKTRLTKVDVNGIKRRRRALKLAVVGAVSAATYYNWTGIVDFVTKESGELRKFIQG
- the asaE_21 gene encoding MFS transporter asaE, with product MGDAGVEAKTGDGAASLTAPLARAPSRRKTSQQQQKHKHLFSVPLPHLWTHGHELEQELESLLHTITTLPPHLRHHRDEELYTLVNDSLATLRTGAPLERTTTITTLGLGPPPDGGREAWLCIISAFLILASVFGFVTSMGQLNAYYLSHQLSGYSKSKVAWIASCQSTLNFVPSVLWGRVFDAHGARGLVISGTVVCFLALVAVAFSHEFYQFLLAHMLFGIGASLTYSPATSVAPHWFLRHRSTAVGIIVCGAGLGGVVYPIMIKQLTDLLVFRDAILIIAGVTAALMLPACVWLKTRLPPHRPPAWRDLSKPWREKEYAFLVLGAAVFTLNFFTPYFDAPVLAANNLAPNVASYAVALLQTGSFVGRVLAGVLADKVGVWNLFGSVGFATPIWVLATWIPHVGSAGGIVALLGYGVLSGAWITLVSASAAAISPTREIGLRLGMLWSATGPPILIGPSVSGQLIAATGGKFTYAGVFCGVTLFAGAVLIVVPHVGNWLRRRKRRVAEDETPAGFESVAPRSSSTSSPSLQLRDLGEVHDGAEAKDDDAEATFGPETSASTTLVDIASLNKP
- the SPAC922.05c_4 gene encoding UNC93-like protein, whose amino-acid sequence is MSTTTTPAVLESGATQKRVWYRSPITAAFVLGACNFAAPGLWGAMNSLGAGGQQTPWLVNSANALTFCLMILTATLSSTIANLVGVNWAVFLGGVGFVPYSAALYCNNVFGTRWFVLFGAATCGLSAGLFWGIEAGIAIAYPEPFRLGKFLGIWLSFRVAGQILGGAVNLGLNATRDQAGAVNSKVYIVFIALQVVGPFIAFLLPRPHKVQRLDGKAVKIYSYISLWEELKKTGKVFFTKEYILVIPLIAQAVFPESYTNTYMATHFTVRVRALGSFVAAWACIIVGNAIGKFLDAKNVSLKVRARAAFIFIMTTRGAWWIWAIIIDKNFPGGGQAIDWTSPYFGRTFALYVFLGASFQTHYLFLYFVIKNIVSKHEDATRAAGLLRAVESASQAVAYGTSSIASFAQLPSAALNFGLWGLAIIPAWIVVRNIGVEYFGPQNDESDDDGEDKLDREQAAVDAKH
- the mfs1_5 gene encoding MFS siderochrome iron transporter 1, encoding MSVNEKATAATFAPEKAEAPIDLSKKARDDDETFVDTESLVSDITLTAKREGIKPAFLAKVEVLNKAIAEIGMGRYQYELFFSAGFGWFADNIWLQGIAIIMPAVANEWRGYPEVRLATLALYVGLIIGATFWGCSCDIIGRRLAWNCTLVIGGIFGIAAGATNNFTAFAAMIACCGFGVGGNMPVDGTMFLEFLPGKQQYLLTLLSVWWAVGQVVASLIAWAFLARWGCETPKAGTFCTKESNMGWRYTYYTLGAMMIFLWALRFFVMPVYESPKFLASIGKDAAAVDIIHKIAKRNGKESSLTVQDLERAASPYLSAEEKGKVETKFSTMELLKNSFEDVSFEHVRALFSTPRLALSTSLITLCYASLGLAYPLYNGFLGTYLAQKYQDIGNMNLSDTYASYTYQAACGIPGSILAAFMVDWSRSGRKLAMASFTLLAGIFLFALTQAKTQVQVNALTSIAAFFENAFYGVLYGYAPELFPTPSRGTGDAICSAASRVTGLFAPIIAVYSKAGLTPNGPVYASAGIFVATAFIMLALPVETRGRTAL